From the Leucobacter denitrificans genome, one window contains:
- a CDS encoding exonuclease domain-containing protein encodes MPIDFTAIDFETANSHPSSACSVGLVRVRDGVVVDQDYWLIRPPEGHAEFLPFNVKIHNITAEMVAESAPWEGQLERLRDFIGTDVAVAHNAAFDMGVIRAACAETITPTPRLKYLCSVLVSRKTYEIPSHRLPLAAEAAGFGEFAHHDALADAEACAAIIIDAAKRHEVADVKALAKKVGLTVQQLKAIPLKL; translated from the coding sequence CCCATAGATTTCACCGCTATCGACTTCGAGACCGCGAATAGCCACCCATCCTCTGCGTGTTCCGTTGGGCTCGTTCGTGTGCGTGACGGTGTTGTGGTGGATCAGGATTACTGGCTGATCCGACCCCCTGAGGGCCACGCCGAGTTCTTGCCTTTCAATGTGAAGATTCACAACATCACGGCAGAAATGGTTGCAGAATCGGCTCCATGGGAGGGGCAACTCGAGCGGCTTCGGGATTTCATCGGTACTGATGTCGCGGTTGCGCACAATGCGGCGTTCGATATGGGCGTGATTCGGGCGGCCTGCGCTGAGACAATCACGCCTACACCTCGACTGAAATACCTCTGCAGCGTGCTCGTCTCGCGAAAGACCTACGAGATTCCGTCGCACCGTCTTCCGCTCGCGGCTGAGGCCGCGGGATTCGGAGAGTTTGCCCATCACGATGCTCTCGCCGACGCCGAGGCGTGCGCGGCGATCATCATTGATGCGGCGAAGCGTCACGAGGTCGCCGATGTGAAAGCCCTCGCGAAGAAGGTCGGGCTCACAGTCCAGCAGCTCAAGGCGATTCCGCTGAAGCTGTGA
- the rmuC gene encoding DNA recombination protein RmuC, with the protein MTISPVVFTLLLVVALVLGAGIGALIMALRGQRVQQELAVSSARSEGLEERLREAQANAERRIELDREEQRVLQQLAPLQSSLGKLERTVVDIEQQRARQHGELTEQLREAARAEEKLRGTAESLASALRSNNTRGLWGETQLKRIIEAAGMLEHVDFEVQQHIQTLNGAVRPDLVVKLPGGKSIAIDAKVPFDSYLTSQSVRGDEEQTSALLAQHAKAMRDHIVTLSGRDYAAALGDSPEFVIAFVPSESLLSAALDADPVLLEFAFERRVALASPVSLWSILKSVAYSWRQESLSNEARTLFELGRELNKRLGTTAGHLDKLGRTLSRSVQDYNAYVGSLERQVLPTTRKIGALNGDALSEPSQLEDAVRPLVAPEFASLERVEAQSSSSANES; encoded by the coding sequence ATGACGATTTCTCCAGTGGTGTTCACGCTTTTGCTCGTGGTCGCGCTCGTGCTTGGCGCGGGAATTGGTGCGCTGATTATGGCGCTCCGGGGCCAGCGAGTGCAGCAAGAACTAGCCGTTTCTTCGGCCCGGTCCGAGGGGCTCGAGGAGCGGCTTCGAGAAGCTCAAGCAAACGCTGAACGGCGCATAGAGCTCGATCGTGAAGAGCAGCGAGTGCTGCAACAGCTCGCGCCGCTGCAGTCGAGCCTCGGCAAACTTGAGCGCACCGTGGTCGATATCGAGCAGCAGCGGGCGCGCCAGCACGGTGAGTTGACTGAGCAGTTGCGAGAGGCGGCCCGGGCCGAAGAGAAACTTCGCGGCACCGCCGAAAGCCTCGCGTCTGCGCTCCGTTCAAACAACACTCGTGGCCTGTGGGGCGAAACGCAACTGAAGCGCATCATCGAGGCGGCTGGCATGCTTGAGCATGTCGATTTCGAAGTACAACAGCATATTCAGACACTGAATGGGGCGGTACGGCCCGACCTCGTCGTGAAGCTGCCCGGCGGCAAATCGATTGCGATTGATGCGAAGGTGCCGTTCGATTCGTACCTCACGTCACAATCGGTTCGAGGTGACGAAGAGCAGACGTCCGCGCTCCTCGCGCAACACGCAAAGGCCATGCGCGACCACATCGTCACCCTGAGCGGTCGCGACTACGCCGCAGCGCTCGGTGACTCCCCAGAGTTTGTCATTGCGTTCGTGCCGAGCGAGTCCCTGCTGTCTGCAGCGCTCGATGCAGATCCCGTGCTCCTTGAATTCGCATTCGAACGCCGGGTGGCTCTCGCCTCACCTGTCAGTCTCTGGTCGATTCTCAAATCTGTCGCCTACAGCTGGCGCCAAGAATCGCTCTCGAACGAGGCCCGCACCCTCTTCGAGCTAGGCCGCGAACTGAACAAGCGACTCGGCACGACAGCTGGGCACCTCGACAAGCTCGGTCGAACACTGTCACGCAGCGTGCAAGATTACAACGCTTACGTCGGCTCGCTTGAACGCCAAGTACTGCCTACAACACGCAAAATCGGCGCGTTGAACGGCGACGCACTCAGTGAACCATCACAGCTCGAAGATGCGGTGAGACCGCTGGTTGCCCCAGAGTTCGCATCGCTCGAGCGTGTAGAGGCACAAAGCTCAAGCTCAGCGAACGAGAGCTGA